Proteins encoded in a region of the Deinococcus radiopugnans ATCC 19172 genome:
- a CDS encoding PLP-dependent aminotransferase family protein, with the protein MDAPRWSALLSGWRACGGPLYGRLAEALRAGIRSGQLPPSEALPAERALAELLGVSRSTVVAAYDALADGGWVIRKRGSGTWVAATAPRGANVLALRTPSALPLGGDEFDFTIAVPLLNDAQRREMQAAAQDAFQESLYHPHGLPDLRAVLAELYTREGLPTTPEAVLITSGAQGAISLLTGVFLRPRDRALLETPTYFGAIDAFRAAGAETVGVPVTAQGVEPAAFARAVQHHSPRLAFLTPTFQNPTGTVMPPDARARVAATVAESDLPTIEDDTLIDLGFETGAPPRIATFAPDAPIFNVGSLSKLYWAGLRVGWLRVSATHSGPVGQARTLSDFGSSLPGQHIALQLLQALPRLRQERREAVTMARDLLAELLRRHLPEWQFTVPGGGQFLWVELPTRQTSAFTLCAARYGVRLFPGASMGVALPAEGLPDSFLRLPFTLDPAQLPEAVLRLKAAWEEFSLRQGVDRLA; encoded by the coding sequence ATGGATGCGCCTCGCTGGTCTGCGCTGCTCTCGGGTTGGCGGGCGTGCGGCGGCCCGCTGTACGGCCGGCTGGCCGAGGCGCTGCGCGCCGGCATCCGCAGCGGGCAGCTGCCGCCGTCCGAGGCCCTGCCGGCAGAACGGGCGCTGGCCGAACTGCTGGGGGTCAGCCGCAGCACGGTGGTGGCCGCCTACGACGCGCTGGCCGATGGAGGCTGGGTCATCCGCAAACGCGGCAGCGGCACGTGGGTGGCCGCCACCGCACCGCGCGGGGCGAACGTGCTGGCCTTGCGGACGCCCTCGGCCCTGCCGCTGGGCGGGGACGAATTCGATTTCACCATTGCCGTGCCGCTGCTGAACGACGCCCAGCGCCGCGAGATGCAGGCGGCGGCGCAGGACGCCTTTCAGGAGTCGCTGTACCACCCGCACGGCCTGCCCGACCTGCGCGCCGTGCTGGCCGAGCTGTACACGCGCGAGGGGCTGCCCACCACGCCGGAGGCGGTGCTGATCACCAGCGGCGCACAGGGGGCCATCTCTCTGTTGACCGGGGTGTTTCTGCGGCCACGGGACCGGGCGCTGCTGGAAACCCCCACGTATTTCGGGGCCATTGACGCCTTCCGCGCGGCAGGGGCCGAAACAGTGGGCGTGCCGGTAACGGCGCAGGGCGTGGAACCAGCTGCTTTTGCCAGGGCGGTGCAGCACCACTCGCCGCGTCTGGCTTTTCTGACGCCCACCTTCCAGAACCCCACGGGGACGGTCATGCCGCCGGACGCCCGAGCGCGGGTGGCGGCGACGGTGGCCGAGTCGGACCTACCCACCATCGAGGACGACACGCTGATCGACCTGGGCTTCGAGACCGGCGCACCCCCGCGCATCGCCACCTTCGCACCGGACGCGCCCATCTTCAACGTGGGCTCGCTGAGCAAGCTGTACTGGGCCGGCCTGCGGGTGGGGTGGCTGCGCGTGTCGGCGACGCACAGCGGGCCGGTGGGGCAGGCCCGCACCCTCTCGGACTTCGGCAGCAGCCTACCGGGGCAGCACATCGCCCTTCAGCTGCTACAGGCCCTGCCCCGGCTGCGCCAGGAGCGGCGCGAGGCCGTCACGATGGCCCGCGATCTGCTGGCCGAGCTGCTGCGCCGACATCTGCCGGAATGGCAGTTCACGGTGCCGGGCGGCGGGCAGTTTCTGTGGGTGGAACTGCCCACCCGGCAGACCAGCGCCTTCACCCTGTGCGCGGCCCGCTACGGCGTGCGGCTGTTTCCCGGCGCCTCTATGGGCGTGGCCCTGCCGGCGGAGGGGCTGCCCGACAGCTTCCTGCGCCTGCCCTTTACCCTGGACCCGGCCCAGTTGCCGGAGGCGGTCCTGCGCCTGAAAGCGGCGTGGGAGGAGTTCTCGCTGCGACAGGGCGTGGACCGACTGGCCTAA
- a CDS encoding YsnF/AvaK domain-containing protein, with protein sequence MTDRRNDDRDGLNPTLASTPPTQHEVEVQDMQLQGVIELREERLIVHKEREVAGSVALTREVRRETVQVPVELVTEVLVVEHLGSGAEGGHAITLDGTPLAPGERRELVVYREEAQVEKRVVVSEQVKISKRQVVETRTFDATLAREELVVDPQGDVEVTERPPEALDR encoded by the coding sequence ATGACCGACCGACGCAATGACGACAGAGATGGGCTGAATCCGACGCTGGCCTCCACCCCGCCGACCCAGCATGAAGTGGAAGTGCAGGACATGCAGCTTCAGGGCGTGATCGAACTGCGCGAGGAGCGCCTGATCGTTCACAAGGAGCGGGAGGTGGCCGGCAGCGTGGCCCTGACCCGTGAGGTCCGCCGCGAGACCGTGCAGGTGCCCGTCGAACTGGTAACCGAGGTGCTGGTGGTGGAGCATCTGGGAAGCGGGGCCGAAGGCGGACACGCCATCACCCTGGACGGAACGCCGCTGGCCCCCGGCGAACGGCGCGAACTGGTGGTCTACCGCGAGGAGGCCCAGGTGGAAAAACGCGTGGTGGTCAGCGAGCAGGTGAAGATCAGCAAGCGTCAGGTGGTCGAGACCCGCACCTTCGACGCCACGCTGGCCCGCGAGGAACTGGTGGTGGACCCGCAGGGCGACGTGGAGGTCACCGAACGGCCCCCCGAAGCCCTGGACCGCTGA
- a CDS encoding 2,3-bisphosphoglycerate-independent phosphoglycerate mutase yields the protein MSDLLQTIRGLSKKTESKIVMVVLDGVGGLPLEPNGETELATAKTPNLDALAATSQLGQVELVGAGITPGSGPGHLSLFGYDPLHYVVGRGALSAVGIGVKLNKGDVAVRGNFATLGAGRVVEDRRAGRPSDEKNAEIVAQLKAAIPEIDGVPVEIYTESEHRFVVVFRAQGGEVLGANIGDVDPQAIGVPPLRAEAHDDASVKTAGLVNTFVDRAEAALKDDAQVNGVLFRGYSDVPHFPSFDDAYKLNAACIASYPMYKGLASLVGMDVLDVPGEEDALEGKVQVLREHWEKYDFFFFHVKKTDSTGEDGNFAAKVKKIELFDALLPDILALGPDVLCIVGDHSTPSKLSTHSWHPVPVLIRSDHGRKDLTARYTEEEAQRGSLGLRHGTDLMPLLMANALKLNKYGA from the coding sequence ATGAGCGATTTACTTCAGACGATTCGCGGCCTGTCCAAGAAGACCGAGAGCAAGATCGTGATGGTGGTGCTCGACGGCGTGGGTGGCCTGCCGCTGGAGCCCAACGGCGAGACCGAACTGGCCACCGCGAAAACCCCCAATCTGGACGCGCTGGCGGCGACTTCGCAGCTGGGGCAGGTGGAACTGGTGGGCGCGGGCATTACCCCCGGCAGCGGCCCCGGCCACCTGAGCCTGTTCGGCTACGATCCGCTGCATTACGTGGTGGGGCGCGGGGCGCTCTCAGCCGTCGGCATCGGCGTCAAGCTGAACAAGGGCGACGTGGCGGTGCGCGGCAACTTCGCCACGCTGGGCGCGGGCCGCGTGGTGGAAGACCGCCGCGCAGGCCGCCCCAGCGACGAGAAGAACGCCGAGATCGTGGCGCAGCTCAAGGCCGCCATTCCCGAGATCGACGGCGTGCCCGTCGAGATCTACACCGAGTCCGAGCACCGCTTCGTGGTGGTGTTCCGCGCGCAGGGCGGCGAGGTGCTGGGCGCGAACATCGGCGACGTGGACCCGCAGGCCATCGGCGTGCCGCCGCTGCGGGCCGAGGCGCACGACGACGCCAGCGTCAAGACGGCGGGGCTGGTCAACACCTTTGTGGATCGGGCCGAGGCGGCCCTGAAGGACGACGCCCAGGTCAACGGCGTGCTGTTCCGGGGTTACAGCGACGTGCCGCACTTTCCCAGCTTCGACGACGCCTACAAGCTGAATGCCGCGTGCATCGCCTCGTACCCCATGTACAAGGGGCTGGCCAGTCTGGTGGGCATGGACGTGCTGGACGTGCCCGGCGAGGAAGACGCGCTGGAGGGCAAGGTGCAGGTGTTGCGCGAGCACTGGGAGAAGTACGACTTCTTTTTCTTCCACGTCAAGAAGACCGACAGCACCGGCGAGGACGGCAACTTCGCGGCCAAGGTGAAGAAGATCGAGCTGTTCGACGCGCTGCTGCCGGACATCCTGGCGCTGGGGCCGGACGTGCTGTGCATCGTGGGCGACCACAGCACGCCCAGCAAGCTGTCCACCCATTCGTGGCACCCGGTGCCGGTGTTGATTCGCAGCGATCACGGGCGCAAGGACCTGACCGCCCGTTACACCGAGGAAGAGGCCCAGAGGGGAAGCCTGGGCCTGCGCCACGGCACGGACCTGATGCCCCTGCTGATGGCCAATGCCCTGAAGCTCAACAAGTACGGCGCCTGA
- a CDS encoding PRC and DUF2382 domain-containing protein, whose protein sequence is MARLMPLSDITAQHSDVLGNDYYDPTGQTAYGMNGDKIGTIRGALAEPETGKIRYLIVDVGGWFSSKEVVVPVGMSQFQGDEVHFTNLTKEQVGDMREYRMGEEYGEEAQMSDERVLRAAHKDYQVDESQYAAKAGYRDDDAMYQTPEKLRLLEERLMVNKDRFVAGSVEVGKRVESHQENVNVDLKREEVVIERHAVTDGQPVEGAVLGADSQTMRVDLEAERANVSKQAFVTEEVTVGKREVTDSQTVTDTVSREVLEVNKTGDVRLDADGKPMMDDTNRKL, encoded by the coding sequence ATGGCCCGTTTAATGCCCCTGTCCGATATCACTGCCCAGCACTCCGACGTTCTCGGCAACGACTACTACGATCCCACCGGGCAGACCGCCTACGGGATGAACGGCGACAAGATCGGCACCATTCGCGGCGCGCTGGCCGAACCCGAAACCGGCAAGATCCGCTACCTGATCGTGGATGTGGGCGGCTGGTTCTCCAGCAAGGAAGTGGTCGTGCCCGTGGGGATGTCGCAGTTCCAGGGTGATGAGGTCCACTTCACCAACCTGACCAAGGAACAGGTCGGCGACATGCGCGAGTACCGCATGGGCGAGGAGTACGGCGAAGAGGCCCAGATGTCCGACGAGCGGGTGCTGCGCGCCGCCCACAAGGACTATCAGGTGGACGAGAGCCAGTACGCCGCCAAGGCCGGCTACCGTGACGACGACGCCATGTACCAGACCCCCGAGAAGCTGCGTCTGCTCGAAGAGCGCCTGATGGTCAACAAGGACCGTTTCGTGGCCGGTAGTGTGGAAGTCGGCAAGCGCGTCGAGTCCCACCAGGAAAACGTCAACGTCGACCTCAAGCGCGAAGAAGTCGTGATTGAGCGTCACGCCGTCACCGACGGTCAGCCCGTGGAAGGCGCCGTGCTAGGCGCGGACTCCCAGACCATGCGCGTCGATCTGGAAGCCGAGCGCGCCAACGTCAGCAAGCAAGCCTTCGTGACCGAGGAAGTCACCGTGGGCAAGCGGGAAGTGACCGACTCCCAGACCGTGACCGACACCGTGAGCCGCGAGGTGCTGGAAGTCAACAAGACCGGCGACGTGCGCCTGGACGCCGACGGCAAGCCGATGATGGACGACACCAACCGCAAGCTCTGA